From a single Deltaproteobacteria bacterium genomic region:
- the trxA gene encoding thioredoxin, with protein MSKETLFHVADADFEQEVLKANIPVLVDFWAPWCSPCLMVAPMLEELAQELDGGVKIAKMNVDENPKTPSLYGIRAIPTLILFKAGEVMEQVIGVVPKEQLKSLLEKVASGQ; from the coding sequence ATGTCCAAAGAAACCCTGTTCCATGTAGCAGATGCCGATTTCGAACAGGAGGTCCTTAAGGCGAATATTCCAGTCCTCGTGGATTTCTGGGCACCGTGGTGTAGTCCTTGCTTGATGGTCGCCCCCATGCTGGAGGAGCTGGCACAAGAGTTAGATGGTGGGGTGAAGATCGCCAAGATGAATGTGGACGAAAACCCAAAGACACCATCCCTCTATGGCATCCGTGCCATCCCCACCCTTATCCTCTTCAAGGCAGGGGAGGTGATGGAACAGGTGATCGGAGTAGTCCCCAAGGAACAACTGAAGTCCCTCTTGG